One Thioclava electrotropha DNA segment encodes these proteins:
- a CDS encoding hydroxypyruvate isomerase family protein has translation MPSFAANLTFLFTELPFMERFKAAKQAGFDAVEVLSPYDASAQEMRHELIRHDLSFVLMNVPPPNYTGGDRGFAAVPGLEDRFRRDFDRAMRFADILKPRVIHIMAGKAEGAEARATYIANLKWAAARAPKRRLTIEPINPTDMPGYFLNDFDQAADILDAVAAPNLHLQFDAYHAQMLTGDVAGAWAKHGHRAAHVQFADAPGRGGPGSGKIDLEGFFATLDADGYEGYASAEYTPQAETRETLGWLPR, from the coding sequence GTGCCGAGTTTCGCAGCGAACCTGACCTTCCTCTTCACCGAACTGCCCTTCATGGAGCGGTTCAAAGCGGCGAAACAGGCCGGCTTCGATGCGGTCGAAGTGCTTTCCCCCTACGACGCCTCCGCGCAGGAGATGCGCCACGAGTTGATCCGTCACGACCTGAGCTTCGTGCTGATGAACGTGCCGCCGCCGAATTATACGGGCGGCGATCGGGGCTTCGCCGCCGTGCCGGGGCTGGAAGACCGCTTCCGCCGCGATTTCGACCGCGCGATGCGCTTCGCGGATATCCTGAAGCCGCGCGTCATCCATATCATGGCGGGCAAGGCCGAGGGCGCGGAGGCCCGTGCGACCTATATCGCGAACCTGAAATGGGCGGCGGCGCGCGCGCCAAAACGGCGCCTGACGATCGAGCCGATCAACCCGACCGACATGCCGGGCTATTTCCTGAACGATTTCGATCAGGCGGCGGATATCCTCGATGCGGTCGCCGCCCCGAACCTGCATCTGCAATTCGACGCCTATCACGCGCAGATGCTGACCGGCGATGTGGCGGGAGCTTGGGCGAAGCATGGTCACCGTGCGGCCCATGTGCAATTTGCCGATGCCCCGGGGCGCGGCGGCCCCGGTTCGGGCAAGATCGATCTGGAAGGTTTCTTCGCGACGCTCGATGCCGATGGCTACGAGGGCTATGCGTCAGCGGAATACACCCCGCAGGCGGAGACGCGGGAAACGCTGGGCTGGCTTCCACGTTAA
- a CDS encoding DUF1285 domain-containing protein, with protein sequence MTDHKQTVSTPSPTADGLADAAKKASKKGPPPVHLWDPPFCGDLDMEIRRDGTWFYLGTPIGREALVRLFSSILKLEDGKYYLVTPVEKVGIRVEDAPFIAVDFTTEGEGDDQSIRFTTNVGDVVLADAEHAIRVEHSEDGEPRPYLHVRRGLEALIDRKSFYRLVDLAVTREHEGEDWTGVISAGSFFPILRAAEL encoded by the coding sequence ATGACGGATCACAAACAGACAGTTTCGACCCCTTCCCCGACGGCAGACGGGCTTGCCGATGCCGCCAAGAAAGCCAGCAAAAAGGGCCCGCCGCCCGTGCATTTGTGGGATCCGCCCTTCTGTGGCGATCTCGATATGGAGATCCGCCGCGACGGGACATGGTTCTATCTTGGCACGCCCATCGGCCGCGAGGCGCTGGTGCGACTGTTTTCATCGATTCTGAAACTCGAGGACGGGAAATACTATCTCGTCACCCCGGTCGAGAAGGTCGGTATCCGGGTCGAGGACGCGCCTTTCATCGCCGTCGATTTCACAACCGAGGGCGAAGGCGACGACCAGTCGATTCGCTTCACGACCAATGTGGGCGACGTGGTTCTGGCCGATGCGGAGCACGCGATCCGGGTGGAGCATAGCGAGGATGGCGAGCCCCGCCCTTACCTGCATGTGCGCCGCGGGCTGGAGGCTTTGATCGATCGCAAGAGCTTCTACCGGCTCGTCGATCTGGCCGTGACGCGCGAGCATGAGGGCGAGGACTGGACCGGCGTGATCTCGGCGGGCAGCTTCTTCCCGATCCTGCGCGCGGCGGAATTGTAA
- a CDS encoding AAA family ATPase, giving the protein MAEPEKLMEDIERLGGKLAQARASIDRRFIGQDQVVELVLAAMLSGGHALLVGLPGLGKTLLVETLSTVMGLGSNRIQFTPDLMPADILGSEVLETAPDGSRAFRFLEGPVFCQLLMADEINRASPRTQSALLQAMQEREVTIAGEHRPLGPPFHVLATQNPIEQEGTYPLPEAQLDRFLVQVDVDYPDRETERSILLATTGVAAEGAHTVFTPAELIEAQGIVRQMPVGEKVVDAILDLVRLCRPREAEAPDFIRDALAWGPGPRAAQALMLTVRARALINGRLAPTLDDVQAMARPVLIHRMALSFAARARGETLGDLIDRAVAEVTGPRAAGAAA; this is encoded by the coding sequence ATGGCCGAGCCCGAAAAGCTGATGGAAGATATCGAACGACTTGGCGGCAAGCTCGCACAGGCGCGCGCGTCGATCGACCGGCGTTTCATCGGGCAGGATCAGGTGGTGGAGCTGGTTCTGGCCGCGATGCTCTCCGGGGGGCATGCGCTTCTGGTGGGTCTGCCGGGCTTGGGCAAGACGCTTCTGGTCGAGACGCTATCCACCGTGATGGGGCTGGGATCGAACCGCATCCAGTTCACGCCCGACCTGATGCCCGCCGATATTCTCGGGAGCGAAGTTCTGGAAACCGCGCCCGATGGTAGCCGCGCGTTCCGCTTCCTCGAAGGCCCGGTCTTCTGCCAGCTGCTGATGGCCGACGAGATCAACCGCGCCTCGCCCCGGACCCAATCGGCGCTCTTGCAGGCGATGCAGGAGCGCGAGGTCACCATCGCGGGCGAGCATCGTCCGCTTGGCCCCCCCTTCCACGTTCTCGCTACGCAGAACCCGATCGAGCAGGAGGGCACCTATCCGCTGCCCGAAGCCCAGCTCGACCGTTTCCTCGTGCAGGTCGACGTCGATTACCCGGACCGCGAGACCGAGCGCTCGATCCTGCTCGCGACCACCGGCGTCGCGGCGGAGGGCGCGCATACCGTATTCACCCCGGCCGAGCTGATCGAGGCGCAGGGGATCGTGCGGCAGATGCCCGTGGGCGAGAAGGTCGTCGATGCGATCCTCGATCTGGTGCGGCTCTGCCGTCCGCGCGAGGCCGAGGCGCCCGACTTCATCCGCGATGCGCTTGCCTGGGGGCCGGGGCCGCGCGCTGCACAGGCGCTGATGCTGACCGTGCGGGCACGAGCTCTGATCAATGGCCGCCTCGCGCCGACTCTGGACGACGTGCAGGCGATGGCCCGCCCGGTACTGATCCACCGCATGGCGCTGAGCTTCGCGGCCCGCGCCCGTGGCGAGACGCTGGGCGATCTGATCGATCGCGCCGTGGCAGAGGTCACCGGGCCGCGCGCCGCCGGGGCCGCCGCTTGA
- a CDS encoding DUF58 domain-containing protein, with protein MSVTSDTAASGQAPALSLRREAEGAASALPPLLVAAEHLAATVQMGAHGRRRAGSGEEFWQYRPAHAGDELRFVDWRRSARSDSQYVRQREWQLAQSVHLWVDDAASMRFTGAESGRNARATKSERARVLGLALAVLMVRGGERVGLTGPLAPPRPGRAQLMELAGLLSREAGVQDYGAPEIAGVTPQSRVVLLSDFFGDLGPIEAALGRLADRGVSGVMMQVLDPDEEAFPYDGRTIFQSMTGSLVHETRKAGDLRARYLDRLAARRDQLARLARSAGWQFSTHHTGDPAQAALLWLYSALERGR; from the coding sequence TTGAGCGTAACCTCCGATACCGCAGCGTCGGGGCAGGCCCCCGCGCTGAGCCTGCGCCGCGAGGCGGAAGGGGCGGCCTCTGCGCTGCCCCCGCTGCTGGTCGCGGCGGAGCATCTGGCGGCGACCGTCCAGATGGGCGCGCATGGCCGCAGGCGCGCGGGATCGGGCGAGGAATTCTGGCAATACCGGCCCGCTCATGCGGGCGACGAGCTGCGCTTCGTCGATTGGCGGCGCTCGGCGCGCTCGGACAGCCAATATGTGCGCCAGCGGGAATGGCAGCTGGCGCAATCGGTCCATCTCTGGGTCGATGACGCGGCCTCGATGCGCTTCACCGGGGCCGAGAGCGGACGCAATGCGCGTGCCACGAAATCAGAGCGCGCCCGTGTTCTGGGGCTCGCGCTTGCGGTGCTGATGGTGCGCGGCGGCGAACGCGTGGGGCTGACCGGCCCGCTCGCGCCGCCACGTCCGGGGCGCGCGCAGCTGATGGAGCTTGCAGGCTTGCTTTCGCGTGAGGCGGGCGTGCAGGATTACGGCGCCCCTGAAATCGCTGGCGTCACGCCGCAGTCGCGCGTGGTGCTGCTGTCGGATTTCTTCGGTGATCTCGGCCCGATCGAAGCCGCGCTGGGCCGTCTGGCCGACCGGGGCGTCTCGGGCGTGATGATGCAGGTGCTCGACCCCGACGAAGAGGCCTTTCCCTATGACGGGCGCACGATCTTCCAGTCGATGACCGGCTCGCTGGTCCATGAAACCCGCAAGGCGGGCGATCTGCGTGCGCGTTATCTCGACCGGCTGGCCGCGCGACGCGATCAGCTCGCCCGGCTGGCGCGCAGCGCGGGCTGGCAATTCTCGACCCATCACACGGGCGATCCGGCGCAGGCTGCGCTGCTGTGGCTTTATTCCGCGCTCGAGAGGGGGCGCTGA
- a CDS encoding DUF4159 domain-containing protein, whose product MWMLGPIGFTAPWLLLGLAALPIIWLILRAVPPAPIRRRFPGVALLLGLKDEEVQAARTPWWLLALRLLALAAAIIGFAGPVLNPQRAVPGTGPLLIVADGSWASARDWPRRVERMTSALKDAQQAGRPAAVISLTDPPPAQVSFMDAGALIQSLPGIQPQPWAPQSFDAANLPEGNFETLWLSDGLARDSRAGVLNALEARGPVKVWQPQLSVLALGAARIEDGALVVPALASTIPPSPRDVAAVGRDPAGIERELASQPLQFTDSRETELRFDLPPELRNRITRIEITGMRSAGAVSLTDDAVKRRKVAILSGARDREGLELLSPTHYLHQALAPTADLIEGTLADVLTADPDVIILADMADLPEQSKLHDWVEKGGLLIRFAGPRMANADLDADTLLPVQLRAGGRSLGGTMSWGDPRALAPFPENSPFAGLQVPEDVTVKAQVMAEPTPDLSEHTIAALTDGTPLVTRAKMGQGAVVLFHVTANAEWSTLPLSLLFPQMLERLAVSARPAAPEEADLAGQTWVPQKLLDGFGRLQDSGAAAGVPGEELAKAEPGPKLRPGIYTAEDRSVALNALPRGATLSPASWPANVPVEGAFEQREMPLKGWLLGAALAALLIDILATLALSGKLWGPRAMKAAAFGAALILASFAPPQAHAEDMDPARAIEAASNVVLAAMPTGDAEVDRVSMAGLKGLSQVLNRRTTVEPSAPMMVDLKNDDLAVFTFIYWPITADQPAPSPMEYAKLNRYLRGGGMILFDTRDADIAGFGEATPAGKRLQALAAPLDIPPLAPIPDDHVLTRTFYLLQDFPGRYDGTIWVEAPPADAERAEGMPFRNLNDGVTPVVIGGNDWASAWAVDDRGMPMFPVGRGRTGERQREIADRFGVNLIMHVLTGNYKSDQVHVPALLERLGQ is encoded by the coding sequence ATGTGGATGCTCGGCCCCATCGGCTTCACCGCGCCCTGGCTTCTGCTGGGGCTGGCCGCCTTGCCGATCATCTGGCTGATCCTGCGCGCGGTGCCGCCCGCGCCGATCCGCAGGCGTTTTCCCGGCGTCGCGCTGCTCCTGGGTCTCAAGGACGAGGAAGTGCAGGCCGCGCGCACGCCGTGGTGGCTGCTGGCGCTGCGTCTTCTGGCGCTGGCTGCCGCGATCATCGGCTTTGCCGGGCCGGTCCTGAACCCGCAGCGGGCCGTTCCCGGCACCGGACCGCTCCTGATCGTGGCCGACGGTAGCTGGGCCTCCGCGCGCGACTGGCCGCGCCGGGTGGAGCGGATGACGTCGGCGCTGAAGGATGCGCAACAGGCGGGACGTCCCGCAGCGGTGATCTCGCTGACCGATCCGCCGCCCGCGCAGGTGAGTTTCATGGATGCGGGCGCGCTGATCCAGTCGCTGCCCGGTATCCAGCCGCAGCCCTGGGCCCCGCAGAGCTTCGACGCCGCCAATCTGCCCGAGGGGAATTTCGAGACGCTCTGGCTGTCGGACGGCTTGGCCCGCGACAGCCGCGCCGGCGTTCTGAATGCGCTGGAGGCGCGCGGTCCGGTCAAGGTCTGGCAACCGCAATTGTCGGTCTTGGCGCTGGGCGCTGCCCGGATCGAGGATGGCGCGCTCGTCGTGCCTGCGCTCGCCTCAACAATCCCGCCCAGCCCGCGCGATGTTGCCGCCGTGGGGCGCGACCCGGCGGGGATCGAGCGCGAACTGGCCAGCCAGCCGCTGCAATTCACCGACTCGCGCGAGACCGAGCTGCGCTTCGATCTGCCGCCCGAGCTGCGCAACCGCATCACCCGGATCGAGATCACCGGCATGCGCTCGGCAGGCGCAGTCAGCCTGACCGACGACGCGGTGAAGCGCCGCAAGGTCGCGATCCTGTCCGGCGCGCGCGACCGCGAGGGTTTGGAACTGCTCTCGCCCACCCATTACCTGCATCAGGCGCTCGCCCCCACGGCGGACCTGATCGAGGGCACGCTCGCCGATGTGCTGACCGCCGATCCGGACGTGATCATCCTCGCCGATATGGCCGATCTGCCGGAGCAATCGAAACTGCACGACTGGGTCGAGAAGGGCGGGCTACTGATCCGTTTCGCAGGGCCCCGCATGGCCAATGCCGATCTCGATGCCGATACGCTTCTGCCGGTGCAGCTGCGCGCGGGCGGCCGCTCGCTGGGCGGCACGATGAGCTGGGGCGATCCGCGCGCGCTGGCGCCCTTCCCGGAGAACTCGCCCTTCGCGGGGCTGCAAGTGCCCGAGGATGTGACGGTGAAGGCGCAGGTCATGGCCGAGCCCACGCCGGACCTCTCCGAACACACCATCGCCGCGCTGACCGACGGTACGCCGCTCGTGACCCGCGCCAAGATGGGGCAGGGGGCGGTCGTGCTGTTCCATGTCACCGCCAATGCCGAATGGTCGACGCTGCCGCTGTCGCTACTGTTCCCGCAGATGCTGGAGCGGCTCGCGGTCTCGGCCCGGCCCGCCGCACCGGAAGAGGCTGATCTCGCAGGCCAGACCTGGGTGCCGCAGAAGCTGCTCGACGGGTTCGGGCGGCTGCAGGACTCAGGCGCCGCCGCAGGTGTGCCGGGCGAGGAGCTGGCCAAGGCCGAGCCGGGGCCGAAGCTGCGCCCGGGCATCTACACCGCCGAGGATCGCTCGGTCGCGCTGAACGCCCTTCCACGCGGCGCGACGCTGTCCCCGGCCAGCTGGCCCGCCAATGTCCCCGTCGAAGGGGCCTTCGAGCAACGCGAAATGCCGCTGAAGGGCTGGCTGCTGGGCGCGGCGCTGGCGGCGCTGCTGATCGATATCCTCGCGACGCTGGCGCTCTCGGGCAAGCTTTGGGGACCGCGCGCGATGAAGGCCGCCGCCTTCGGGGCCGCCCTGATCCTCGCCAGCTTCGCACCGCCGCAAGCCCATGCCGAGGATATGGATCCGGCGCGCGCGATCGAGGCTGCGTCCAATGTGGTTCTGGCCGCGATGCCCACCGGCGATGCCGAGGTGGACCGGGTCTCCATGGCGGGGCTCAAGGGGCTGTCGCAGGTTCTCAATCGCCGCACCACGGTCGAGCCCTCCGCACCGATGATGGTCGACCTCAAGAACGACGATCTGGCCGTCTTCACCTTCATCTACTGGCCGATCACCGCAGATCAGCCCGCGCCGAGCCCGATGGAATATGCCAAGCTGAACCGCTACCTGCGCGGCGGCGGCATGATCCTGTTCGACACGCGCGACGCCGATATCGCGGGCTTCGGCGAGGCGACGCCCGCAGGCAAACGGTTGCAGGCGCTGGCCGCGCCCTTGGATATTCCACCGCTCGCGCCGATCCCGGACGATCACGTGCTGACACGCACCTTCTACCTGCTGCAGGATTTCCCCGGCCGCTACGACGGCACGATCTGGGTGGAGGCCCCGCCCGCCGATGCCGAACGCGCCGAGGGGATGCCGTTTCGCAACCTCAATGACGGGGTGACGCCGGTGGTGATCGGCGGCAATGACTGGGCCTCGGCCTGGGCGGTCGACGATCGCGGGATGCCGATGTTCCCGGTGGGCCGTGGCCGCACCGGCGAGCGTCAGCGCGAAATCGCGGACCGCTTCGGGGTGAACCTGATCATGCATGTGCTGACCGGCAACTATAAATCCGATCAGGTCCATGTGCCTGCGCTTCTCGAAAGGCTGGGGCAATGA